In the genome of Myxococcus stipitatus, one region contains:
- a CDS encoding type VI secretion system Vgr family protein, with protein MGDEQRLVATFFFSGHDGGLSVHAVRGREEVSRAYRFEVDFSGQGVDVDAAPGVRASLLLESPRGGERYVGGVVEEVSLAAMGQTGEEAFGRYRAVLVPEPYLVLSLRRGFRVFQQKTVPDIVKKVCEDAGLDAAAFDWGGVSGRYLQRDYCVQYDESEWDFICRLLEDEGIFFAFSHSADGVLMRFEDDSTRVDLLSPDVLGFSFFPQEDASFARVWDFRLRTRLRPSKATVNDYDMLRPSTSLMSSAEASEALSREWYEFPGGFRAPAEGKRRAAVRLDELRGTRVTALGRTDALFVAPGRRFLLQGHPASDGEYFLTAVGFQLRLEEETAGGRPLVDEGPWRYDVALEAIPSTQMFRPARLTPRPRVMGLQTARVTGPAGEEIHCDAHGRVKLQFAWDREGELDERTSCWVRVSQAHTTGSVMIPRIGWEVLVEFEEGDPDRPVCLGKVWNTTFLPPVELPAGKTVTGHSSLSSPGGSGANEVLFDDTAGQETVTINGKHDILVKAANNKLYSVGHDASHLVNGKRAASVGGHEKISIEANLNVNVGGDQSTKVGAMRDVKVTGSLTEEVAGAMDLQVGGMELVQVGNPVAAVLELLVNAAVGKVVGAAAKAASRAEATLLGPILPMLQEAREAVGPAAQFAGPAAALLGGGDPQIAAFTQAAGKLSDAAGAAESGQIAAGMAESMVSDKLSGALIDAVKEASGGGGGGGGDAAAEAAGSATGGGSGTWATVVEGSVKETVGGLAAINSLSGVSFAVGGESKELVGAARVELIKGSKSETTGAVKMETVGVYMVDAKESYVTDAKAAIAVNIAGGQSQKISGSHSMSADGPVVVNASKLSLKGKGTITLTCGPSKVIVKSNGILVEGATEVTIEGSKIELDENALGT; from the coding sequence ATGGGTGACGAGCAGCGCCTCGTGGCGACATTCTTCTTCAGCGGACACGACGGAGGCCTCTCGGTGCATGCGGTGCGCGGGCGGGAGGAGGTGTCCCGAGCGTACCGCTTCGAGGTGGACTTCTCCGGGCAGGGCGTGGACGTGGACGCCGCGCCCGGGGTTCGCGCCTCTTTATTGCTGGAGTCACCGCGTGGCGGAGAGCGCTACGTGGGCGGGGTGGTGGAGGAGGTCTCCCTCGCCGCGATGGGACAGACGGGCGAGGAGGCCTTCGGACGCTACCGGGCGGTGCTCGTCCCGGAGCCGTACCTCGTGCTGAGCCTGCGGCGGGGCTTCCGCGTCTTCCAGCAGAAGACGGTGCCCGACATCGTCAAGAAGGTGTGCGAGGACGCGGGGCTGGACGCGGCGGCCTTCGACTGGGGCGGTGTCTCGGGCCGCTACCTCCAGCGCGACTACTGCGTGCAGTACGACGAGTCCGAGTGGGACTTCATCTGCCGGCTGCTCGAGGACGAGGGCATCTTCTTCGCCTTCAGCCACTCTGCGGATGGGGTCCTGATGCGGTTCGAGGACGACAGCACCCGCGTGGACCTGCTCTCTCCGGACGTGTTGGGCTTCTCCTTCTTCCCCCAGGAGGATGCGTCGTTCGCCCGTGTCTGGGACTTCCGGCTGCGCACGCGCCTGAGGCCGTCGAAGGCGACCGTCAACGACTACGACATGCTGCGCCCCAGCACGTCGCTCATGTCGAGCGCGGAGGCGTCGGAGGCGCTGTCTCGCGAGTGGTACGAGTTCCCCGGCGGCTTCCGCGCACCGGCCGAGGGCAAGCGCCGGGCGGCGGTGCGGCTGGATGAGCTGCGGGGGACTCGGGTGACGGCGCTCGGGCGCACGGATGCGCTCTTCGTGGCACCGGGCCGGCGCTTCCTGCTCCAGGGGCATCCCGCTTCGGATGGGGAGTACTTCCTCACGGCGGTGGGGTTCCAGCTCCGGCTGGAAGAGGAGACCGCGGGCGGGCGCCCCTTGGTGGACGAGGGGCCCTGGCGGTACGACGTGGCGCTGGAGGCGATTCCGTCCACGCAGATGTTCCGGCCCGCGCGGCTCACGCCTCGGCCTCGGGTGATGGGGCTCCAGACGGCCCGGGTGACGGGGCCGGCGGGCGAGGAGATTCACTGTGATGCCCACGGGCGGGTGAAGCTCCAGTTCGCGTGGGACCGGGAGGGGGAGCTCGATGAGCGCACGTCGTGCTGGGTGCGCGTGAGCCAGGCGCACACGACGGGCTCGGTGATGATTCCGCGCATCGGCTGGGAGGTGCTCGTCGAGTTCGAGGAGGGGGACCCGGACCGCCCGGTGTGTCTGGGCAAGGTGTGGAACACCACCTTTCTGCCTCCGGTGGAGTTGCCCGCGGGGAAGACGGTGACGGGGCACAGCTCGCTCTCGTCGCCGGGCGGGAGTGGCGCGAACGAAGTCCTGTTCGACGACACGGCGGGCCAGGAGACGGTCACCATCAACGGCAAGCACGACATCCTCGTGAAGGCGGCCAACAACAAGCTCTACAGCGTGGGGCACGACGCCAGCCACCTGGTCAATGGCAAGCGCGCCGCGAGCGTGGGGGGCCACGAGAAGATCTCCATCGAGGCGAACCTCAACGTGAACGTGGGGGGAGACCAGTCCACGAAGGTGGGCGCCATGCGCGACGTGAAGGTGACGGGCAGCCTCACGGAGGAGGTGGCCGGGGCGATGGACCTCCAGGTGGGCGGGATGGAGCTGGTGCAGGTGGGCAATCCCGTGGCGGCTGTGCTGGAGCTCCTCGTGAATGCGGCGGTGGGGAAGGTCGTGGGGGCGGCGGCGAAGGCGGCCAGCCGGGCCGAGGCGACGCTGCTGGGGCCCATCCTCCCGATGCTTCAGGAGGCACGCGAGGCGGTGGGGCCGGCCGCGCAGTTCGCGGGGCCCGCGGCGGCGCTGCTCGGAGGGGGGGACCCGCAGATTGCCGCCTTCACGCAGGCGGCGGGCAAGCTGTCGGACGCGGCGGGGGCGGCGGAGTCGGGACAGATTGCGGCGGGCATGGCGGAGTCGATGGTCTCCGACAAGCTCTCTGGCGCGCTCATCGATGCGGTGAAGGAAGCGAGTGGTGGCGGCGGTGGTGGTGGTGGTGATGCGGCGGCCGAGGCGGCTGGGAGCGCGACGGGGGGCGGGAGTGGGACGTGGGCGACGGTGGTGGAGGGCTCGGTGAAGGAGACGGTGGGAGGGCTTGCGGCCATCAACTCGTTGAGTGGTGTCTCGTTCGCGGTGGGGGGCGAGTCCAAGGAGCTGGTGGGCGCGGCGCGCGTGGAGCTCATCAAGGGGAGCAAGTCGGAGACGACGGGCGCGGTGAAGATGGAGACGGTGGGCGTCTACATGGTGGACGCGAAGGAGTCGTACGTCACGGATGCGAAGGCGGCCATCGCGGTGAACATCGCGGGGGGGCAGTCGCAGAAGATATCGGGCAGTCACAGCATGAGCGCGGACGGCCCCGTCGTCGTGAATGCGTCGAAGCTCTCGCTGAAGGGGAAGGGGACCATCACGCTGACGTGTGGTCCCTCGAAGGTCATCGTGAAGTCCAATGGCATCCTCGTGGAAGGCGCGACCGAGGTGACCATCGAGGGCTCGAAGATTGAGTTGGACGAGAACGCGCTGGGTACCTAG
- a CDS encoding PAAR-like domain-containing protein yields the protein MSLTTSGMSAGTSKQKLNFVPMAPNVCLVPAPPPPAGPQGIPVPFPITTDTGSIKKPVPKVKHKGGKVPNTDSSFSGIKGNEAGVGQLPPSTPKKDIVTGVNMKKGSAMVGCPNCQVGGKSFLMTGSPGFGNHG from the coding sequence ATGTCCCTGACGACGAGCGGCATGTCCGCCGGCACCAGCAAGCAGAAGCTCAACTTCGTCCCCATGGCGCCCAACGTGTGCCTGGTCCCCGCGCCGCCTCCGCCCGCGGGCCCGCAGGGCATCCCCGTGCCGTTCCCCATCACCACGGACACCGGCAGCATCAAGAAGCCGGTGCCGAAGGTGAAGCACAAGGGCGGCAAGGTGCCCAACACGGACTCGTCCTTCAGCGGCATCAAGGGCAATGAGGCCGGGGTGGGTCAGCTGCCGCCCTCGACGCCCAAGAAGGACATCGTCACTGGCGTGAACATGAAGAAGGGGTCCGCCATGGTGGGCTGTCCCAATTGTCAAGTCGGTGGCAAGAGCTTCCTGATGACGGGAAGCCCCGGCTTCGGCAACCACGGCTGA
- a CDS encoding type VI immunity family protein — MSEPLLSALSHVDTGDAVIRAELGLTAYLAEPEFWAREGAQRALDLMLDLPTADLLRYYTTSVMTEWDDVGPRMLKSLRDGLTSRALLVEKPRHLFFFRLADEPNCPSVGFSYTEIDPRRATRAAVLELTLPQGHTPEDLQALAVALTELGPVYSLVGGYTARWNMLYPKLAFSEFYLWAQRYLGLDIQDAEEFAPFAPVGLPGSNWLTYLGEPLAKQLEVDLAALERTAWKPPVETLPVRSGLMLRAGARPTMGDLNRFAYPEAYAEVARTLEPYFAAELPEFWGPFTDKQHTGAWLRRLAVAKDWSA; from the coding sequence ATGTCCGAGCCCCTCCTCTCCGCACTCAGCCACGTCGACACCGGGGATGCCGTCATCCGCGCGGAGCTCGGGCTGACCGCCTATCTCGCGGAGCCGGAGTTCTGGGCGCGCGAGGGCGCGCAGCGCGCGCTGGACCTGATGTTGGACCTGCCCACGGCGGACCTGCTCCGCTACTACACGACGTCCGTGATGACCGAATGGGACGACGTCGGTCCACGCATGTTGAAGTCCCTGCGCGACGGGCTGACCTCGCGGGCGCTGTTGGTGGAGAAGCCTCGGCACCTCTTCTTCTTCCGGCTGGCGGACGAGCCCAATTGTCCCTCGGTGGGCTTCTCGTACACGGAGATAGACCCGAGGCGGGCGACCCGCGCGGCGGTGCTGGAGCTCACGCTGCCCCAGGGTCACACGCCCGAGGACCTGCAAGCGCTCGCCGTCGCGCTCACGGAGCTGGGCCCGGTGTACTCGCTGGTCGGCGGCTACACGGCGCGCTGGAACATGCTGTATCCGAAGCTGGCCTTCAGTGAGTTCTACCTGTGGGCCCAGCGCTACCTCGGGCTCGACATCCAGGACGCGGAGGAGTTCGCGCCCTTCGCCCCCGTGGGGCTGCCCGGGAGCAACTGGCTGACGTACCTCGGCGAGCCCTTGGCGAAGCAGCTCGAGGTGGACCTCGCCGCGCTGGAGCGCACCGCCTGGAAGCCGCCCGTGGAGACCTTGCCCGTGCGCTCCGGGCTGATGCTGCGCGCTGGCGCGAGGCCCACGATGGGGGACCTCAACCGCTTCGCCTATCCAGAGGCCTACGCGGAGGTGGCGCGGACGCTCGAGCCGTACTTCGCGGCGGAGCTCCCCGAGTTCTGGGGGCCGTTCACGGACAAGCAGCACACGGGGGCCTGGCTGCGGCGGCTCGCGGTCGCGAAGGACTGGTCGGCCTGA
- a CDS encoding DUF2169 domain-containing protein produces MSLPELNTRTPATVQLLPQFGMDGAPCIVVVIKQRFSVVRVGHVRRESGARVRLVDELWEPDAEESSIRRPSDTGLCKPSTDVVVSGSAMAVRRELVKELDVSVRVGPVSKRLKVFGTRVWYPGVIGLSLTSPQPFQEVQLRWEYAYGGMDTSNPQRLAHEPRNPLGRGVAADSDTLKHKQAPQIEDPSDLISSSRSRPVPAGVGAIGPQFEPRLRYAGTYDDRWQKERMPLPPLDFDARFLNVAAPGLICPSYLRGGELVEVEGMSAQGQVAFELPKLAFGVVAALPRGEVEHRPVLDTVLLEPNERAFELTWRSVVPVPKRAQELAAINVFEKAWV; encoded by the coding sequence ATGTCCCTCCCTGAGCTCAACACCCGCACGCCCGCGACCGTCCAGCTCCTTCCCCAGTTCGGGATGGACGGAGCGCCTTGCATCGTCGTGGTCATCAAGCAGCGTTTCTCCGTCGTCCGGGTCGGGCACGTGCGGCGCGAAAGCGGAGCCCGGGTGCGGCTGGTGGATGAGCTGTGGGAGCCGGATGCGGAGGAGAGCAGCATCCGTCGCCCCTCGGACACGGGCCTGTGCAAGCCGAGCACGGACGTGGTGGTGTCCGGCAGCGCCATGGCCGTCCGGCGGGAGCTGGTGAAGGAGCTGGATGTCTCGGTGCGCGTCGGCCCGGTGAGCAAGCGGCTCAAGGTGTTCGGCACGCGGGTCTGGTATCCCGGAGTGATTGGCCTGTCGCTCACTTCGCCGCAGCCCTTCCAGGAGGTGCAGCTGCGGTGGGAGTACGCATATGGCGGCATGGACACGAGCAACCCCCAGCGCCTGGCGCATGAGCCGAGAAATCCGCTGGGGCGCGGTGTGGCCGCGGACTCGGACACGCTGAAGCACAAGCAGGCCCCGCAGATTGAGGACCCCTCCGACCTCATCTCGTCGTCGCGCTCGCGTCCGGTGCCCGCGGGCGTGGGCGCCATCGGCCCTCAGTTCGAGCCGCGCCTGCGTTACGCGGGGACCTACGATGACCGCTGGCAGAAGGAGCGCATGCCGCTGCCGCCGCTGGACTTCGATGCGCGCTTCCTCAACGTCGCCGCGCCAGGGCTCATCTGTCCGTCGTACCTGCGTGGTGGAGAGCTGGTGGAGGTGGAGGGGATGAGCGCGCAGGGGCAGGTCGCCTTCGAGCTGCCGAAGCTCGCCTTCGGCGTGGTGGCCGCGCTGCCGCGAGGCGAGGTGGAGCATCGGCCCGTGCTGGACACGGTGTTGCTCGAGCCCAACGAGCGGGCCTTCGAGCTCACGTGGCGCTCCGTCGTCCCCGTGCCGAAGCGGGCCCAGGAACTCGCGGCCATCAACGTCTTCGAGAAGGCGTGGGTCTGA